The following coding sequences lie in one Treponema sp. OMZ 790 genomic window:
- a CDS encoding ABC transporter permease — MKNFVFIKMAFRFLGIGSGKTVSNARKSLFGAVLGIGISIIPLIVVLVVSDGMIQGITSRTIELGTGHLQVIDMRPKAEFKNAEIEKNYRSLILDLADEDLIENAWIERQGNGLVIGKNGRSGGNIRAVEPEFFTQNVRAHNLIKIIDGSLMFENNKSAVLGAKIAEKLGLKVGDTCRIITLNKGERGKTVPKLNSFKVSGIISSGYQELDALWVFIPLEEGLKAMAINSSLTSIVLSTKDPFDEEKMEELQLKLSSILPDNFSIYAWSDLNRSSFTSFKTTKNLLLFIMFLIVLVASANVSSAVVMLVMERRREIAILKAAGAHPSSISLAFVLAGLLTGFCGILLGMPLGILTALHINGIFTYAEKVLNYLQNFLYVLFYGGGKPLEIHLLDPAYYLEHIPVKLNFFDLYIIAFFMLILSVVVCLIPAIRAGREKPIEIMRKL, encoded by the coding sequence ATGAAAAATTTTGTCTTTATAAAGATGGCATTTAGATTTTTAGGTATAGGCTCAGGGAAGACGGTATCCAATGCACGCAAAAGTTTATTCGGCGCGGTATTGGGAATAGGGATAAGTATAATTCCTCTCATTGTGGTTTTAGTTGTTTCGGACGGTATGATTCAGGGAATAACTTCGCGTACAATTGAACTTGGTACAGGGCATCTTCAAGTTATAGACATGAGGCCCAAAGCAGAGTTTAAAAATGCCGAAATCGAAAAAAATTACCGCTCATTAATTCTTGATTTAGCTGATGAGGACCTTATTGAAAACGCATGGATTGAAAGACAGGGGAACGGTTTGGTTATAGGAAAGAACGGAAGAAGCGGAGGGAATATACGTGCAGTGGAACCTGAGTTCTTTACTCAAAATGTAAGAGCCCATAATTTGATAAAAATAATAGACGGCTCTTTAATGTTTGAAAACAATAAATCTGCCGTGTTAGGTGCAAAAATAGCAGAAAAGCTAGGTTTAAAAGTAGGGGATACATGCAGAATCATTACCTTAAACAAGGGTGAAAGAGGTAAAACGGTTCCAAAACTTAATTCGTTTAAAGTATCGGGCATTATTTCTTCAGGTTATCAGGAGTTGGATGCCCTATGGGTATTTATTCCTTTGGAAGAAGGATTAAAGGCTATGGCCATAAACTCTTCTTTAACCTCAATAGTTTTGTCTACCAAAGATCCCTTTGACGAAGAAAAAATGGAAGAGCTTCAGTTAAAATTGAGCTCAATATTACCCGATAATTTTTCGATATATGCGTGGTCAGATTTAAACCGATCTTCTTTTACCTCATTTAAAACTACAAAAAATCTTTTGCTGTTTATAATGTTTTTAATAGTTTTGGTCGCATCCGCCAATGTTTCATCTGCTGTAGTCATGCTTGTTATGGAAAGACGGCGGGAAATTGCCATACTTAAAGCTGCCGGAGCCCATCCTTCTTCAATAAGCCTGGCCTTTGTGCTTGCAGGTCTTTTAACGGGTTTTTGCGGAATTCTTTTGGGGATGCCTCTCGGAATTTTAACAGCTCTGCACATAAACGGAATTTTCACCTATGCAGAGAAAGTTTTAAATTATCTTCAAAATTTCCTGTATGTGTTATTTTATGGCGGAGGAAAACCTCTTGAAATTCATCTTTTAGACCCGGCCTATTATTTGGAGCATATTCCGGTAAAATTAAATTTTTTTGATCTTTACATAATAGCCTTTTTTATGTTAATATTATCAGTAGTAGTGTGTTTGATCCCTGCAATCAGAGCGGGGAGGGAAAAGCCGATAGAAATTATGAGGAAGTTATGA
- a CDS encoding ABC transporter permease, whose protein sequence is MKKNNLRWIFFVLHRFNSADTKGRSYISTLFSVLGIAFGVMVLTVILSIMNGLQMGYIDTILQVSSGHIRLYGEKEKLLQAENLNLHEGFFIFQELQTLMQGSYGRQHGVLVRSVEPGILEKDRGLAEALKISSGSFDILKEDAVILGYELARQLGVQTGDTVNILAVSGSSGTSLFPANQDLIVTGIFKTGYYEVDSSFAFMSLENGEKIFGNESKLYASVKLKNQNNDAAYISSVAASFPDLKSESWRTYNHAFFGALRIEKNMMMFLVILIFLVVSVNIYNGMRRSIYERREEISVLASLGAYSKHIQTLFIANGFTIGLLGAGTGLLLGLLLSVQINSIFSLIEKIINSVLNFVAILFQNSSDADFAVFSPVYFYMDTVPVRIFFNEILFIFLFGIFSSSAAAMAAARRILRLKPAEVLRYE, encoded by the coding sequence ATGAAAAAGAACAACCTTCGATGGATTTTTTTTGTTTTGCACAGATTTAATTCTGCAGATACAAAGGGCCGGTCATATATCTCAACTCTTTTTTCTGTTTTGGGTATAGCTTTCGGTGTAATGGTTTTGACGGTTATTTTATCCATAATGAACGGCCTTCAAATGGGATACATCGACACAATTCTCCAAGTTAGTTCAGGCCACATAAGATTGTATGGCGAAAAAGAAAAATTACTGCAGGCCGAAAATTTGAACCTTCATGAAGGCTTTTTTATTTTTCAAGAGTTGCAGACTTTAATGCAGGGAAGCTACGGCAGACAACACGGTGTTTTGGTGCGCTCTGTTGAACCCGGCATACTTGAAAAAGATAGAGGGCTTGCCGAGGCTTTAAAAATATCTTCGGGAAGTTTTGATATATTAAAAGAAGATGCGGTAATTTTAGGATATGAACTGGCCCGTCAGCTCGGCGTGCAGACAGGCGATACAGTAAATATTCTTGCAGTGTCAGGCTCATCCGGAACAAGCCTTTTCCCTGCAAATCAAGATTTGATTGTTACAGGTATTTTTAAGACAGGATATTACGAGGTCGATTCTTCTTTTGCTTTTATGTCGCTGGAAAACGGCGAAAAAATTTTCGGCAATGAATCAAAGCTCTATGCTTCCGTTAAATTAAAAAATCAAAATAATGATGCCGCCTATATATCGTCAGTTGCAGCTTCTTTTCCCGATTTAAAATCGGAATCATGGCGTACCTATAATCATGCTTTTTTCGGTGCTCTCAGAATCGAAAAAAATATGATGATGTTTTTGGTTATCCTGATTTTTTTGGTTGTATCGGTTAATATTTACAACGGAATGAGGCGCTCGATTTATGAAAGGCGCGAAGAGATTTCGGTGTTAGCTTCTCTCGGAGCTTATTCAAAACATATTCAAACTCTTTTTATCGCTAACGGGTTTACGATAGGTTTGCTGGGTGCAGGCACGGGGCTTTTATTGGGCTTATTGCTTTCCGTTCAAATAAATTCAATTTTTTCCTTGATAGAAAAAATAATAAATTCCGTTTTAAATTTTGTTGCCATACTCTTTCAAAATTCTTCGGATGCGGATTTTGCCGTTTTTAGTCCTGTTTATTTTTACATGGATACAGTTCCCGTCAGAATATTTTTTAATGAAATTTTATTTATTTTTTTGTTCGGTATTTTTTCGTCCTCAGCTGCAGCGATGGCTGCCGCAAGACGTATTTTAAGATTAAAACCGGCGGAGGTATTACGCTATGAGTAA
- a CDS encoding ABC transporter ATP-binding protein, with amino-acid sequence MSKDIVSISNLTKIFSSANEKLVIFDKLNFCIEEGKKISITGESGSGKSTFLNILGGLESADSGEIIAGSYKVHSLDEKSLTEYRSSFLGLVFQFHYLLKDFTALENIMLPALIAGKTKKEIKDKALSLLEDVKLSERKNHFPSQLSGGERQRVAVARSLINSPSLILADEPTGNLDPANAETVQNLLFSVVDKHKKTLVLVTHDKNIASMTDISYKLYKGNLETV; translated from the coding sequence ATGAGTAAGGATATAGTTTCAATTTCTAATTTGACTAAAATATTTTCTTCTGCAAACGAAAAACTTGTGATATTCGATAAGTTGAATTTTTGTATTGAAGAAGGAAAAAAAATTTCCATCACGGGAGAATCCGGTTCAGGCAAAAGTACCTTTTTAAATATTTTGGGCGGTCTTGAATCAGCCGACAGCGGTGAAATAATTGCAGGCTCCTACAAAGTTCATTCGCTAGATGAAAAATCTCTTACCGAGTACCGAAGCTCTTTTTTGGGTTTGGTGTTTCAGTTTCATTATCTGTTAAAAGATTTTACGGCCCTTGAAAACATAATGCTTCCGGCTCTGATTGCAGGTAAAACCAAAAAAGAAATTAAAGACAAGGCTCTGTCTCTTTTGGAGGATGTAAAACTAAGTGAGCGTAAAAACCATTTTCCTTCCCAACTTTCAGGCGGAGAAAGACAGCGGGTTGCGGTTGCCCGTTCTTTGATAAATAGTCCGTCCTTGATTCTTGCGGATGAACCCACAGGAAATCTTGATCCCGCCAATGCCGAGACTGTTCAAAATCTTTTGTTTTCCGTAGTCGATAAACACAAGAAAACCTTGGTGCTTGTTACCCACGATAAAAATATAGCATCAATGACGGATATTTCATATAAACTTTATAAAGGAAATTTGGAAACCGTATGA
- a CDS encoding PEGA domain-containing protein gives MIFSFRLKKISALFTLFFTGFLLFSQKAETPNSDWTIAVSEFKTEGLPSSYQSYKTIVPEMFLIYMDTGAKRIVPFEEKKIRAVMEASNKKLRLIKERAKLVSDKDNIFLSVEDKKTKDEKERKLKEEILKKEKEISDADIDIKIEDSRFFASGSPKNISLWKYGETLYNRNENSDLGESLKKENISALIYGSVKDISGYMVITAYLDTGLPGMKIHEFSGAGRYDDVEQVVKNISRQIYTIIQNTKEVKIFFDVNPKNAKVYIDSKLIRDFSKPITLREGSYQIGASAEGYVEETSKIELKGKSSYTLKISLKETESLKIGFNLKSATPDLFFKSRYSIKVPGIITLPKAKSILEFEEKGIHTFGIFEPSKEILSSQNVQNMIIKLNKKNVKDSIELQRKILYWSLGALYISLPITMILKAQLDDHIYAFRNRKLPYTQAEVDRINRFGITQNVFQGITIALGVNYFIQLIIYLVKADRALPRKIKPNYAEPVYPELKTGEDTTIKNEEKKNEE, from the coding sequence ATGATTTTCTCTTTTCGATTAAAAAAAATATCCGCTTTATTTACACTTTTTTTTACCGGCTTTCTTTTGTTTTCACAAAAGGCCGAAACCCCGAATTCGGATTGGACTATTGCCGTTTCAGAATTTAAAACGGAAGGACTTCCATCATCTTATCAAAGCTATAAAACGATAGTTCCCGAAATGTTTTTAATATACATGGATACGGGTGCTAAAAGAATAGTTCCTTTTGAAGAAAAAAAAATACGGGCCGTGATGGAAGCTTCAAATAAAAAATTGAGGCTTATAAAAGAACGTGCAAAACTTGTAAGCGATAAGGATAATATTTTTTTATCTGTTGAAGACAAAAAAACTAAAGATGAAAAAGAAAGGAAACTTAAAGAAGAAATTTTAAAAAAAGAAAAAGAGATTTCTGACGCCGATATAGATATAAAAATTGAAGATTCCCGATTTTTTGCTTCGGGCTCTCCTAAAAATATCAGCTTGTGGAAATACGGTGAGACCTTATACAATAGGAACGAAAATTCCGATTTGGGAGAAAGTTTAAAAAAAGAAAATATATCGGCTCTTATTTACGGTTCGGTAAAAGATATTTCGGGTTACATGGTAATAACCGCTTATTTGGATACGGGGCTTCCCGGGATGAAGATTCACGAATTTTCCGGAGCAGGAAGATATGATGATGTTGAACAGGTTGTAAAAAATATTTCGCGCCAAATATATACGATTATTCAAAACACAAAAGAGGTAAAAATATTTTTTGATGTGAATCCTAAAAATGCAAAGGTTTATATCGACAGTAAATTGATAAGAGATTTTTCAAAACCTATAACGCTGCGCGAAGGTTCTTATCAAATAGGCGCATCTGCCGAGGGATATGTTGAAGAAACTAGCAAGATAGAATTAAAAGGAAAAAGCTCCTATACTCTAAAGATAAGTTTAAAAGAAACGGAATCTTTAAAAATCGGTTTTAATTTAAAAAGTGCAACTCCGGATTTGTTTTTTAAATCAAGATATTCCATCAAAGTACCTGGTATCATAACTTTGCCTAAGGCAAAATCTATTTTGGAGTTTGAAGAAAAAGGTATTCATACTTTCGGTATTTTTGAACCTTCAAAAGAAATTCTTTCATCACAAAATGTTCAAAATATGATTATAAAATTAAACAAAAAAAATGTAAAAGATTCTATTGAACTTCAAAGAAAAATTTTATATTGGTCATTGGGTGCTCTATATATAAGCTTACCCATAACAATGATTTTAAAAGCACAACTTGATGATCACATCTATGCTTTCCGAAACAGAAAACTTCCTTATACACAAGCCGAAGTTGACCGCATAAACAGATTTGGAATAACTCAAAATGTCTTTCAAGGTATAACTATAGCTCTTGGGGTTAATTATTTTATACAGTTAATAATTTATCTTGTAAAGGCCGACAGAGCATTGCCTCGAAAGATAAAGCCCAATTATGCTGAGCCGGTGTATCCTGAACTTAAGACAGGTGAAGACACAACCATTAAAAATGAGGAGAAAAAAAATGAAGAATAA
- the ftsY gene encoding signal recognition particle-docking protein FtsY, which produces MKNKSFAAGLKRLFGLYKGPDESFFEDLTDTLIEGDIGAKTALEVEDALRDLCKKEKLVSEEDVLDALYKILLPYVKVTSLTPKKDKVSIYLVLGVNGVGKTTSIGKMAHYYKEKSGVPIILAAGDTFRAAAIEQLKFHGEKNDVRVVAHQHGGDPGAVIFDAGDAMAAAGGGLVLADTAGRLHNKENLVRELQKIDRIAKTKASEGCYKKILVLDSTTGQNGLRQAEVFHEAIGVDAVFLTKYDSTAKGGVAVTAGKELNLPMVFVGTGEKYEDIAPFSAENYVREFIGKM; this is translated from the coding sequence ATGAAGAATAAAAGTTTTGCTGCAGGATTAAAACGGCTGTTCGGTTTGTATAAAGGACCTGACGAATCTTTTTTTGAAGATTTAACCGATACCTTGATCGAAGGAGACATAGGGGCAAAAACCGCCCTCGAAGTTGAGGACGCTTTAAGGGATTTATGTAAAAAAGAAAAACTGGTTTCTGAAGAAGATGTTTTGGATGCTCTTTATAAAATTTTATTGCCTTATGTAAAGGTTACTTCATTGACTCCCAAAAAAGACAAGGTTTCTATCTATCTTGTTTTGGGTGTAAACGGAGTGGGAAAGACGACATCTATAGGAAAGATGGCTCATTACTATAAGGAAAAATCGGGTGTTCCTATTATTTTGGCTGCAGGAGATACCTTTAGAGCTGCGGCAATTGAACAGCTGAAATTTCATGGAGAAAAAAACGATGTGAGAGTTGTTGCTCATCAGCATGGAGGCGATCCCGGTGCCGTTATTTTTGATGCAGGAGATGCCATGGCTGCTGCAGGAGGCGGACTTGTTCTTGCAGATACGGCAGGGCGCCTTCACAATAAAGAGAATTTGGTTAGAGAGCTTCAAAAAATAGACCGAATTGCAAAAACAAAGGCTTCTGAAGGGTGCTATAAAAAAATATTGGTGCTCGATTCCACTACGGGACAAAACGGATTGAGACAGGCAGAAGTTTTCCATGAGGCTATAGGAGTAGATGCAGTCTTTTTAACGAAATATGATTCTACTGCAAAGGGTGGGGTCGCTGTTACGGCAGGCAAGGAACTCAACCTTCCTATGGTCTTTGTCGGAACAGGCGAAAAATATGAAGATATAGCGCCTTTTTCTGCAGAAAACTATGTGAGAGAGTTTATCGGGAAAATGTAA
- a CDS encoding ATP--guanido phosphotransferase, with translation MISKLDGWYTGDGPDSDIALYSRCDIARNISGFLFPNTISLSDSADIISLVFSFFDSLEDSNYFKKLKLKAIDPLSVKLLEERGVILPDMPEKIEKAVLVHENGSLYVGLNLEDHINISSFTAGMDPKDVYARASSMEIKMRKKILFSADKEAGFLTSDIMGIGTGLKFSVLCSLPGVLYSNSLSTVLESTKENNLNVAGYYSPNSKNSIGALFLISTSVAAGDDEEIQTSNFISGVNNIIEIERNMRKTFFNENPLKVEDMLRRSFAISQSAKLMDFKEAADVVFKIKFGLNLGLVKGITNEECNSMIFKAQMGHLAFLLLNSNMLLADKNLNDLSIEEYRAHIVQELCSKVRIIM, from the coding sequence ATGATATCAAAGCTTGACGGCTGGTATACGGGAGACGGGCCCGATTCGGATATTGCCCTATATAGCCGCTGCGACATAGCCCGTAATATTTCGGGCTTTTTGTTTCCAAATACTATTAGTTTATCGGATTCTGCAGATATAATTTCTCTTGTTTTTTCTTTTTTTGATTCTTTGGAAGATTCTAATTATTTTAAAAAATTAAAACTAAAAGCAATAGATCCTCTTTCGGTTAAATTGCTTGAAGAAAGAGGCGTTATTTTGCCTGATATGCCTGAAAAAATCGAAAAAGCCGTTTTGGTTCATGAAAACGGATCTCTTTATGTAGGTTTGAATCTTGAAGATCATATAAATATATCTTCGTTTACTGCAGGAATGGATCCGAAAGACGTGTATGCCAGAGCTTCATCTATGGAAATAAAAATGAGAAAAAAAATTTTATTTTCAGCGGATAAGGAAGCCGGCTTTTTGACTTCCGATATTATGGGAATAGGTACGGGCTTAAAATTTTCCGTTCTATGCTCCCTGCCGGGCGTTCTTTATTCGAATTCTTTAAGTACAGTTTTAGAGTCAACGAAAGAAAATAATCTTAATGTTGCAGGCTATTATTCTCCGAATTCCAAAAATTCTATAGGTGCACTTTTTTTGATTTCAACTTCAGTGGCTGCAGGAGATGATGAAGAAATTCAAACTTCCAATTTTATTTCGGGTGTCAACAATATCATAGAAATTGAAAGAAATATGAGAAAAACTTTTTTTAATGAAAACCCTTTAAAGGTTGAAGATATGCTTAGAAGATCTTTTGCAATATCTCAAAGTGCAAAGCTCATGGATTTTAAAGAAGCCGCAGATGTTGTTTTTAAAATAAAATTCGGTTTAAATTTGGGCTTAGTAAAGGGCATAACTAATGAAGAGTGCAACTCTATGATTTTTAAAGCTCAGATGGGGCATCTTGCCTTTTTATTGCTTAACAGTAATATGTTATTAGCCGATAAAAATCTAAATGATTTATCGATAGAAGAATATAGGGCTCATATCGTTCAAGAACTTTGTTCAAAAGTCCGAATTATAATGTGA
- a CDS encoding ATP-dependent Clp protease ATP-binding subunit, which yields MCQGLSQDAHKLLTLFGQQEARRVNADLFQPEHILSALIRNKVGRGYLILQRLNIDILNLQLFIEQNIPIRTGDRIIGEIPPSRRIKTLVDIATIEARTMRHNVVGTEHILIALVREENSIISDFFMRYNVLTEDIRLVALKLADQTETIKIGKTSEPLKSKNSALAEFGRNLTETVKSGCLDPIIGREKEIRRLIQILSRRTKNNPVLVGEPGIGKTSIVEGLAFAIINEDVPHDLLNKSIISLDLGSVIAGTKYRGQFEERLKQIIHEIKENKNIILFIDEIHTLIGTGGSQGAMDAANILKPALARGEIQCIGATTIDEYRRYFKNDLAFERRFQLIPVKEPNADETFDIICGIKHKYEEHHNVIYEPETITKIIEYTKRYIPERFFPDKAIDVLDEAGAMKKNILDKKPSELLEIEEKIKLLMLEKSAMVEMQNYEKAALIRDEVLDLKNDIYEIKNKWITSYQHPISYVEEKDIAEVVAMMTDIPVNKLNQYEAERMLHLEDELKKSVVGQDEPVSILSNAIRRSRAGISSPDRPIGSFLFLGPTGVGKTLLAKTLAEFLFGTKDALIRVDMSDYMEKHNAAKLIGAPPGYIGFDSGGFLTEKIRRNPYSVLLLDEVEKAHPDVFNILLQILEEGELRDSSGHLVNFKNTVIIMTSNAGSKSIIKEQQLGFNPSGEGVMAYSEIRADALNEIKKFLSPEFINRIDEMLVFKPLDKDDIKKILKLELKKFETRIAKQDLYIELSTEAEDYFVSKGYDPAYGARPMRRLLQNKIEDALSLKIITGEFSKGKTAVIDFSAEEDGIIISIKENTDYENAYSASVKFETESN from the coding sequence ATGTGTCAAGGTCTTTCACAAGATGCCCATAAACTGCTTACTCTCTTCGGTCAGCAGGAGGCAAGACGGGTTAATGCGGATCTCTTCCAGCCGGAGCATATTTTATCTGCTCTTATCCGGAACAAGGTCGGCAGGGGGTATCTTATCCTTCAAAGGTTAAATATAGATATTTTAAATTTACAGCTATTTATAGAACAAAATATTCCCATTCGCACAGGCGATAGAATTATAGGCGAAATTCCTCCGTCGCGGAGAATTAAAACCCTTGTCGATATTGCAACGATAGAAGCCAGAACCATGAGGCATAATGTTGTCGGAACGGAACATATTCTTATAGCCCTTGTAAGGGAAGAAAATTCGATAATATCCGATTTTTTTATGCGCTATAATGTCTTGACCGAGGACATAAGACTCGTTGCCTTAAAATTGGCAGATCAAACAGAGACCATCAAAATCGGAAAAACTTCCGAGCCTTTAAAATCAAAAAATTCGGCTCTTGCAGAATTCGGCCGCAATCTGACTGAAACCGTCAAATCCGGTTGCCTTGATCCAATAATCGGCAGAGAAAAAGAAATCAGAAGACTAATTCAAATTCTTTCCCGCCGCACAAAAAATAATCCGGTTCTTGTCGGAGAACCGGGTATAGGAAAAACTTCAATTGTTGAAGGCCTTGCCTTTGCAATAATTAATGAAGATGTTCCTCACGATTTGTTGAATAAAAGCATCATTTCTTTGGATTTGGGATCGGTTATTGCCGGAACAAAATACCGCGGTCAATTTGAAGAACGGTTAAAACAGATTATACACGAAATAAAAGAAAACAAAAATATTATTTTGTTTATAGATGAAATTCATACTCTGATAGGTACAGGCGGTTCGCAGGGAGCTATGGATGCCGCCAATATTTTAAAACCGGCCCTTGCCAGAGGCGAAATACAATGTATAGGCGCTACAACAATTGATGAATATAGAAGGTATTTTAAAAATGATTTAGCCTTTGAACGCCGTTTTCAATTAATCCCCGTAAAGGAGCCCAATGCCGATGAAACCTTCGATATAATATGCGGAATAAAGCATAAGTATGAAGAACATCACAATGTAATTTATGAACCTGAAACTATCACCAAAATAATCGAGTATACAAAACGGTATATTCCTGAAAGGTTTTTTCCCGATAAAGCGATAGATGTTTTGGATGAAGCCGGTGCGATGAAAAAAAACATTCTCGATAAAAAACCGAGCGAACTTTTAGAAATAGAAGAAAAGATAAAGCTGTTGATGCTCGAAAAATCTGCTATGGTTGAGATGCAAAATTATGAAAAAGCTGCCTTAATCAGGGATGAAGTTTTAGACTTAAAAAACGATATCTATGAAATTAAAAATAAATGGATAACTTCTTATCAACATCCCATATCATATGTTGAAGAAAAAGATATAGCAGAAGTTGTCGCAATGATGACGGATATTCCCGTAAATAAATTGAATCAATATGAGGCTGAAAGAATGCTGCATCTTGAAGATGAACTGAAAAAATCGGTTGTAGGTCAGGATGAACCTGTTTCAATTCTTTCAAATGCGATAAGAAGATCGCGTGCAGGTATTTCGTCTCCCGATAGGCCCATCGGTTCTTTTTTATTTTTAGGGCCAACAGGTGTGGGAAAAACTCTTCTTGCGAAAACTCTGGCCGAATTTTTATTCGGTACAAAAGATGCTTTGATCCGTGTGGATATGAGCGACTATATGGAAAAACATAATGCGGCAAAACTGATTGGAGCTCCTCCCGGATATATCGGTTTTGATTCGGGAGGATTTTTAACCGAAAAAATCAGACGTAATCCTTATTCCGTTTTACTTTTAGACGAAGTGGAAAAAGCTCATCCCGATGTTTTTAATATTCTTTTGCAAATTTTAGAAGAAGGAGAACTTCGCGACAGCAGCGGACATCTTGTAAATTTTAAAAATACGGTTATTATCATGACAAGCAATGCCGGTTCAAAGTCCATTATAAAAGAACAACAGCTCGGCTTTAATCCAAGCGGAGAAGGTGTAATGGCCTATTCCGAAATACGAGCCGATGCTCTTAACGAAATAAAGAAATTCTTATCGCCCGAATTTATAAATCGAATCGATGAAATGTTGGTCTTTAAACCTTTGGATAAGGATGATATTAAAAAGATATTAAAACTTGAGCTTAAAAAATTTGAAACAAGGATAGCGAAACAAGACCTATATATTGAACTTTCAACCGAAGCCGAAGATTATTTTGTAAGCAAGGGGTATGATCCTGCCTATGGTGCAAGACCAATGAGAAGGCTTCTTCAAAATAAAATAGAAGATGCACTATCGCTTAAAATTATAACGGGAGAATTTTCAAAAGGAAAAACCGCCGTTATAGATTTTTCGGCAGAAGAAGACGGCATAATAATAAGCATAAAAGAAAATACCGATTATGAAAATGCTTACAGCGCATCGGTTAAATTTGAAACCGAATCCAACTGA
- a CDS encoding UvrB/UvrC motif-containing protein, whose amino-acid sequence MICDMCKLNEATVSVEQVSDGVTKNIYLCRSCSQRLGFGMFSENIDISITKLFGSGDIDGTGSKKPAQCPLCGRSFSGIEAKQKIGCSECFSFFKSEIMNILKQKNKNLNYPKSEENNHPHESFIESHTSDELREKLKRAVEIEDYETAAALRDELKALEKKHDIKA is encoded by the coding sequence ATGATTTGCGACATGTGTAAATTAAACGAAGCTACAGTTTCTGTGGAGCAAGTTTCGGATGGTGTTACCAAAAATATTTATCTTTGCCGAAGTTGTTCGCAAAGGCTCGGATTTGGTATGTTTTCGGAAAATATCGATATTTCCATTACAAAACTCTTCGGTTCAGGAGATATCGACGGTACCGGCAGCAAAAAACCTGCCCAATGTCCGCTGTGCGGCCGAAGTTTTTCGGGTATTGAGGCAAAGCAAAAGATAGGGTGTTCAGAATGCTTTTCGTTCTTTAAGTCCGAGATTATGAACATATTAAAGCAAAAAAATAAAAATTTAAATTATCCAAAGTCTGAAGAAAACAATCATCCGCATGAATCTTTTATTGAATCTCATACCTCTGACGAACTGCGCGAAAAATTAAAACGGGCTGTCGAAATCGAGGATTATGAAACGGCAGCCGCCTTGCGTGATGAACTCAAAGCTTTGGAGAAAAAACATGATATCAAAGCTTGA